ATTCTCCGCTTCTCAAACATCCAAACATCATTGCAACACCGCATCTCGGCGCATCAACGGAAGAAGCGCAGGAAAAAGTCGCGTTACAAATCGCTGAGCAAATTGCGGATTATTTACTCGAGCGTGGAATTTCCGGCGCAATCAATGGCGATGCAATTCAACTTGCGCTTAAAGAAGAAACGAAACCGTTTATTCAACTTGCGGAAAAATTCGGCAAACTTACTGCGCAATTACTCAAAGGAAATTTGCGTTCGATTTCTGTTTCAACGTTTGGCGCGCAACTCAACGATTCGCTTCCGATTCTCATTTCCGCAGTATTGAAAGGAACATTTAACGTGTTACTTTCCGAACCGGTAAATTTCATCAATGCAATTTCGATTGCAAAAGAGCGCGGCATTGAAGTCATTGAGAAAAAAGGAATGGAACACAATGCGTATTCACAATTACTCAAAGTGGAATTCAAAACTGAAAAAGAGAAACGCAGTTTTGCCGGAACAGTTTTCGGAACATCGAATTTGCGCATCGTGGAGATTGATGAATTTTATTTTGAAGTGATTCCCGAAGGACATTTGCTTTTTTATTCCAACATTGACCAACCGGGAATGTTAGCCGCCGCATCGAAAATTCTCGCTGATGGAAAAATAAATATCGGCAACGTTTCGCTTGGTCGTTACGGCGTTGGAACAAAAGCACTCACCGTGATGACAGTTGATTCACCAATTTCCGAAAACGTGTTGCGAAACTTATCCAACATCGCTGGTGTAGAAGATGTGCAATTAGTATCTTTATAGAAATTTTATGACAACAATAGATTCCCTCGTTCACAGCGCATTACAACGCTCGACTTCCGATTCACATCTCTGCTGCAAAGACGGCGTGTGCAATAATTATTTGTGCGTCGTGCATAACAAAGAAGGCGTACGCAACATTGTGCAAAGCGGCGCATCGAGAATTTCTGCAAGCATCGGCGTGGAAGAAGGCGGCGGCGTTGAGAATGACATCGCGCGAATGATTGACCACACGCTGCTCAAACCCGAAGCGACAATTTCCGAAGTTGAAAAACTGTGCACCGAAGCAAAAAAATATTCGTTCGCAAGTGTGTGCATCAATCCGAGTTACGTTTCGTTGTGCGCAAAATTATTACACAACACTCCGGTGAAAGTTTGCACGGTGATTGGTTTCCCGCTTGGCGCAACTTCAACACAATCGAAAGTTACCGAAGCGATGCAAGCCGTTGATGATGGCGCACAAGAATTGGATATGGTGTTGAACGTCGGCAGATTGAAATCAAAAGATTATGCGTACGTGGAGAATGATGTTTTCTCTGTTGCAAAAATCGCGCATCGCAATCGCGGAATGTTGAAAGTAATTTTGGAAACGTGTTTGCTCACTGACGAAGAAAAAGTAATTGCGTGCGTTCTCTGCAAAAAAGCAAATGCGGATTTTGTAAAAACGTCAACGGGATTTTCCAAAGGCGGCGCAACTGCTGGCGATATTGCATTGATGCGGTACGTTGTCGGAAGCGCGTTGGGAGTGAAAGCAAGCGGTGGCGTTCGCACACAACAAGATGCGCTCACGATGATTGAAAGCGGCGCGGACAGAATTGGTGCGAGCGCGAGTGTGAAAATTGTTTTGGGTGAAGAAGCACCTAAGGGAACGTATTAAGTTTTTTCACTTGGTATTATTGGGATTATTGTTATTCGTTATATGTCATTAGTTATTCGTAATTAGTCATTTGTAAATTTACTAATGAAAAATGACTAATTACAAATGACGTTAAATTTTAGATTTTATATTTTACATTTTAGGTTGAGAAACTTGCAACTCGTAACACGCAACGTGAAACTCTCTTTTTTCGCGTTCAACATTCTTTTACTTCTTTTGACTTCAAGTTGCACAAGCACGGAAGAATTACGCAAACGTGAAATCGCAGAAGAACGAAAAACATTTCTTGCATTCCACGAATCACAATTCAATCCTTCCGATTACCTCGAAGAAGATTTTCCCGATACAATTCCAACAACGACGATTGATACGGTGAAGGAAGAAGAAATTCCCGTTGAAGAAATGATGTCGGGATTTCGCGTGCAAGTGTACCTATCGCAAGATATTGACTCGGCAAAATTATTTTTTCAAAACGTCAATCCGAAACTCGAAAACGATTGGGTGTATATTGTATTCGATGCGCCGTTGTATAGAATTCGGGTGGGAGATTTTCAAGACAGAGTTGCCGCGGAAGAAATGAAAACAAATCTCATTCAACTCGGTTTTGCAAATGCGTGGATTGTTCCGGATAGGGTGAGAAAATTTCCTCCAGAAAAACCGCTGATAGAAATTCCTCTCGATTCGCTTTCGATTCCCGATTCACTAAAACATTAGTTCGTCATGCTGAACTTGTTTCAGCATCTTGATTAGGAAAAAGATCCCGAAACAAGTTCGGGATGACAAAATTTTTCATTCCTAATTCCTAATTTTTAATTGAATTCCTTCAACGCTCCATCTTGCACGAACTTTGAGCGTATCTGAACTTTCCGTGAAAATTTCTGCAGTAGAAAATGGAAATGTTTTTCCGTAAGAATATTTTTTGTTTTCGTCATCGTCTCGAAATGCAGAGAGAACGTATTTTCCTTGAACAAGATTGTTGAATTCAAATTCTTTTTTTTCGTTTGCTTCTACTTGTTGAACAAAATTCTTGCGTTCAATATTTTTTGCCGAAACGAAATAACGAGAATTATTTTTCTCATTTCTTTCCATAGCAATTTTCCCTTTTAAAATTCCAATTTCGTTTTCGTTTGTCGTTCTGAAATGGCGAACAAGCATTGAATCTTTTAAATGCAAACCGTATTTATCTTCAACCGAATCAAGCATTATTGAAAATACAAACCAACTATCGCTTTGCAATTTTTGTCTTGGTGAAATAGAAATTGTTCGCTGAGTAATAATATTCAATTCAAAAGAAATATTATTCTTTGAAGAATCTTGAAATAGAAAAGCATTTTCAATTTTCTCTTCGTTGATTGATTCGCTGAAAATGCAAAGGATATTCGGTTGCAATTCAATTCCACGAATGCTATCAACAAAAATCGGCGTGAGTGAAATTATGCTTGGAGGAATAGTATCGCTAATGCTTGTAGAAATAAATGAAATCGTGTTTTGTGCTTCATTGATTCCATTTCCCGAAGTATCAAAAACATTCGTAACTGTAACAAAATAGTGTTCGTTGGAATCTTGCTCTTGTGTTTCAAGAAAAAGTTTTTTTTGTGAAGGAATTTCCGGGAAGATATTTTTGATTACCAATTCACGTTTGTTAGTGTTAATGATTTGAATTTTTGCTTCTGATAATTTTGACATATCAATTACTTCACTGAAACTCAATTCAATTTCATTCAAAGAAATATTTTTAGCGGAAAGTAAAAACGGTTTTGTTTCATCAATTTTACTCAAACGAAAATTGACATCGTGAATTTCGTTGATAGAATCGTTTAATGCAACATCATTTCTTGCAATGCCAATTTCATTCGATTCAACATCAAACAATAAATTTCGCTCTTCATCACGCACTGCAAAAATACGATATGTTCCTTCTGCTAAATGGTCGAGTGTGAACGTTCCATCATTTCCGGTTTGTGAAATATAATCGGGAGAAATTGTCGAAGGAGAAAGCGTATCGAACGAATGATGACGATTGGAATACGCAAAAATCATTACGCCGCTTGCTTTTTCATCAAAGACTTTTCCGGAAATTTTTCCCGAATCAATTGCGATTCCCGTTGAAAATGCAAGCGAAAAACTTTCTTTCAGTTTTATCCCGTGATTATCCGATGCATCAGTTCCGACTGTAATTACATACGTCGTGTTCTCATTCAACGCATTAGAAAATTCCACATCAACATCTTCGCCACTCCAATTAAATTCCAACTTTCCCAAACTCGGCGAAATGAACAACGCATTTTCTACACTTTGTTTATTCATCCATTCATTGAACGAAAGTGAAAAATGTTTTTCAGAAAATTGTAATGTGTTTTGTTGTGGAAATGTTTCGAGAATTGTCGGTGGAGTTGTATCACGGGGGCCACCAGAAGGAGAATTCATTCCTGCACAATGAAATGATATAATAATTAGAATGATATAATAAAAAGGAAAATGTAGTTTTTGCGGTTTCATATTGTATTCAATATATGATTTATTGCTAATAAATTACAAGTTACAAATAGAAACCATTTAAAAAATATTTACTGTGTGCACAATGTAAATTTCAGTTCTTCAATCTATTATCATTTTATAGAGTGATTATCATCACATCATTATCTGCAAATTTGTTTCTTGTATTGATTTCTATTAAATTGATGTCGAAAATTTTTAACTAATTCTTACATAATTGTAAAAGGATAAATTGTTATGCTATTAATTACTTACTTCATAAATAACATTCGTAATATTTTCATTATTGCTTTACTTTCAATTAGTTCATTCACGCTCTCTCTCTACGCGCAAACCTTTACGGGAATAAGCAGTTCAATTACTGCTGTAAGTTCAGGAAATTCAGCGTGGGGAGATTTTGACAACGACGGTGATTTGGATATTGCCGTCATTGGTGCAACCGCATCTAATCGTATTGCAAAAATATATAAAAACGATGGAGGAACGTTTTCCAACTTTGCTCCGCTCGCATCTGTCTCTTCTGGAAGCGTTGCGTGGGGAGATTATGATAATGACGGCGACTTAGACATCCTCCTTACTGGATACGGTGGAAGTACTTCTCAATATGTTGCTAAGTTATATAAAAATGATATAACTGCTTTCACTGAAGTAATAACATCCATCACTCCTGTAAATTCAAGTTCCGTCGCGTGGGGAGATTATGATAATGATGGCGACTTGGATATTTTGCTTGCCGGCATTACCACCGATTCAATTACGGTTACAAAAATTTTCCAAAATAATGGCGGAACATTCGCAGATGCTAATGCTACTTTAACCGGAATCGCGAAAGGCACTGTTGCATGGGGTGATTATGATAATGACGGCGACTTAGATATTTTACAAACAGGATTTACAGGGACAATCCCTGCAACAAAAATCTATCAGAACACCAATGGTGTTTTTTCAGACATAAGTGCAGCCATAGATACGTTAGGAAGTGGTTCTGCTGTTTGGGGAGATTACGATAACGACGGCGATTTGGATGTACTTCTTTGTGGAAAAAATGCAAATGGAAAAGCAACAAAAATTTATCAAAATAACAGTGGAATTTTCACTGATATTTCCGCTGGCTTACCAGGTATTTCCTCTGGTAATGCTATATGGAGCGATATCAATCTCGATGGTATTATGGATGTTGCGTTAACAGGGGCAGATACTGATACAACAAGAATTTCACGGATTTACAAAGATAGTTCCGGAACGTATGTTGATATAAGCGCATCGTTAGTTGGATTAACAAATAGTTTCATTTCGCTTGGCGATTATGATAAAGATAATGATTTGGATATTTTCATTTGCGGCGATTCTGCAACAACTCGAATTTCTCGCTTCTATCAAAACATTAATGATTCCGTTAACACTGCGCCTTCCTCTCCTGCAGGTTTAAGTGCAACAATAGTTAACTCAAAAGTAACACTTCGATGGAACAAATCTACAGATTCAAAAACTCCGAAAAAAGGACTCTCTTATGCAATCAGAATTGGTACCACTTCTGAAGGCGTTGAAATAGTTTCTCCGTTTGCTCAAAATGATTCAACCGGATTCAGAACAACTACAGTATTAGGAAATGTAAACCACGACACTTCGTGGGCAATCAATAATTTACCAATCGGCACATTTTACTGGAGTGTTCAGGCAATTGATAATAGTAATGTTGGTTCACCGTTCGCTGTAGAAAAAACTTTTGTCATTCCCGATTCTAATGGATACAGAACATTTAATTCAAGTTCCGGTTTGGGCGGGAGATCTGTAAAAATGGTAATCAATACAAAAACCGGAGTTATGAAAACAAGTCCTAACCATTTAACAGCCGCCGAAAACTTATTTACGAAATTGCCGAAAAAAGACAATAAATTTTTAGGTGTTGAGCAAAGCACCGATAGCGCAAAATTTTATGCGTGGGTTGCATACAAGAAGGCAAATGAACTTGCAAAACTCTTTATCGGAATTCACAATTTGCAATCATATCCGCTCGATTACAAACCCGGTTCAACAACACGATTGAAAAAAGCAATTAAAGCATCTCGAAATCAGTTTAATAACCCTGCAATTGAGCAAGGAGTATTATTTAACTTAAACTTACTTTCAAGTGCAAATAATATCACTCCTCCAGAATTCGGCAATTTAATTCTTACGAAAGACGGTTACCTCGCAGGAAAAAATATGAAGGGAGAAAATCTTACTGATATCGGACTTTTCCTCGATAGTATTATGACATATTGGGAAAAATATAATATTACCAACGTAACTGCTTACAACAGTATTGCGCTCTTTGTTGAAACTATACTCAAGCCAATCAATAATTTCTTTGCGGCAGAATTTGCAGATACAAATATTCTTATTGATTCAAACGCAGTCAAAGGAATCAATACTTCCGATGGCAAGAAGAAACCTTACGCGATTACTCTCAAAGGAGTAAAAACTCCAACGGATAGCGGAAGTATTGTCAATCCTCCGTCAACAAAAACAACATCGAATACACTCTTGCAACTAGTTCGCATTGAAATTCCCAATTCATTTTCACTGTACCAAAACTATCCCAATCCGTTTAATCCACTTACAACTATTCACTATGCACTATCAACTGGTGGAAATATTACATTGAAAGTTTATAACATACTTGGCGAAGAAGTTGCAACGCTATTGAACAACGAAGCAATGGAAGAAGGGTTGCACGAAGTTCAGTTCGATGCATCGCGGTTATCAAGTGGAGTATATTTCTATCGTCTTACATCTGCAAGCGAAAGCAAAACGTTTGTGGATGTGAAGAAGATGGTACTGATGAAGTAATACACATTTCTTTCTACAAAAAAAAACGTGAAGTTCACTCGAACCTCACGTTTTTTTTTTCAACTCTTATCTATTGTGTTTCTGATGAATCGAGTTTGGACGAAGAGTTAGTTTGCGCAGAGATA
This portion of the Ignavibacteria bacterium genome encodes:
- the deoC gene encoding deoxyribose-phosphate aldolase codes for the protein MTTIDSLVHSALQRSTSDSHLCCKDGVCNNYLCVVHNKEGVRNIVQSGASRISASIGVEEGGGVENDIARMIDHTLLKPEATISEVEKLCTEAKKYSFASVCINPSYVSLCAKLLHNTPVKVCTVIGFPLGATSTQSKVTEAMQAVDDGAQELDMVLNVGRLKSKDYAYVENDVFSVAKIAHRNRGMLKVILETCLLTDEEKVIACVLCKKANADFVKTSTGFSKGGATAGDIALMRYVVGSALGVKASGGVRTQQDALTMIESGADRIGASASVKIVLGEEAPKGTY
- a CDS encoding SPOR domain-containing protein — its product is MTLNFRFYILHFRLRNLQLVTRNVKLSFFAFNILLLLLTSSCTSTEELRKREIAEERKTFLAFHESQFNPSDYLEEDFPDTIPTTTIDTVKEEEIPVEEMMSGFRVQVYLSQDIDSAKLFFQNVNPKLENDWVYIVFDAPLYRIRVGDFQDRVAAEEMKTNLIQLGFANAWIVPDRVRKFPPEKPLIEIPLDSLSIPDSLKH
- a CDS encoding T9SS type A sorting domain-containing protein; the encoded protein is MLLITYFINNIRNIFIIALLSISSFTLSLYAQTFTGISSSITAVSSGNSAWGDFDNDGDLDIAVIGATASNRIAKIYKNDGGTFSNFAPLASVSSGSVAWGDYDNDGDLDILLTGYGGSTSQYVAKLYKNDITAFTEVITSITPVNSSSVAWGDYDNDGDLDILLAGITTDSITVTKIFQNNGGTFADANATLTGIAKGTVAWGDYDNDGDLDILQTGFTGTIPATKIYQNTNGVFSDISAAIDTLGSGSAVWGDYDNDGDLDVLLCGKNANGKATKIYQNNSGIFTDISAGLPGISSGNAIWSDINLDGIMDVALTGADTDTTRISRIYKDSSGTYVDISASLVGLTNSFISLGDYDKDNDLDIFICGDSATTRISRFYQNINDSVNTAPSSPAGLSATIVNSKVTLRWNKSTDSKTPKKGLSYAIRIGTTSEGVEIVSPFAQNDSTGFRTTTVLGNVNHDTSWAINNLPIGTFYWSVQAIDNSNVGSPFAVEKTFVIPDSNGYRTFNSSSGLGGRSVKMVINTKTGVMKTSPNHLTAAENLFTKLPKKDNKFLGVEQSTDSAKFYAWVAYKKANELAKLFIGIHNLQSYPLDYKPGSTTRLKKAIKASRNQFNNPAIEQGVLFNLNLLSSANNITPPEFGNLILTKDGYLAGKNMKGENLTDIGLFLDSIMTYWEKYNITNVTAYNSIALFVETILKPINNFFAAEFADTNILIDSNAVKGINTSDGKKKPYAITLKGVKTPTDSGSIVNPPSTKTTSNTLLQLVRIEIPNSFSLYQNYPNPFNPLTTIHYALSTGGNITLKVYNILGEEVATLLNNEAMEEGLHEVQFDASRLSSGVYFYRLTSASESKTFVDVKKMVLMK